In Thermodesulfovibrio aggregans, the following proteins share a genomic window:
- a CDS encoding nucleotidyltransferase domain-containing protein codes for MGYRQKYYDLVEKLSKEIVNFYSDRLVSLVIFGSLASDTFRPDSDIDILIVAKDLPKGRVKRVEEFIKNIEVKFEEDIMRLLKQGIYITLSPVFKTPEEVQIGSPLFLDMTENVKILFDRNDFFKKYLETLKEKLKSLGARKVYSKGGYYWELKPDYKFGDTIEL; via the coding sequence ATGGGATACAGACAAAAATACTACGATTTAGTTGAAAAGCTTTCAAAAGAAATAGTCAATTTTTACAGTGACAGACTTGTAAGCCTCGTAATCTTTGGCTCTCTGGCTTCTGATACTTTCAGACCTGACAGTGATATTGATATATTAATCGTTGCAAAGGATTTACCAAAGGGAAGAGTGAAAAGAGTTGAAGAATTTATTAAAAACATTGAGGTTAAGTTTGAGGAAGACATAATGAGACTGTTAAAACAAGGCATCTATATAACGCTTTCTCCTGTTTTTAAAACTCCTGAAGAAGTTCAGATTGGTAGCCCTCTTTTTCTTGACATGACAGAAAATGTCAAAATTCTGTTTGATAGAAATGACTTTTTCAAGAAATATCTGGAGACACTAAAGGAAAAACTTAAAAGTCTCGGTGCAAGAAAGGTTTACTCTAAAGGTGGATACTACTGGGAACTAAAACCTGATTATAAATTTGGAGACACAATAGAGCTATGA
- a CDS encoding HEPN domain-containing protein, which produces MTAHKLAVEYMKKAITRLEVLEFFLKKEDYSDVIREAQEVVELAQKAMLRQIGIDPPKWHDVGGIILEHMEKFPEEVHKDLPEIAEVSKWLRKERELSFYGDIDFIPSEEYTHADALKAIEGAKKVVEVARKLIKI; this is translated from the coding sequence ATGACAGCTCACAAACTTGCTGTAGAATACATGAAAAAAGCCATAACAAGATTAGAGGTACTGGAATTTTTCCTAAAAAAAGAAGACTACTCTGATGTTATAAGAGAGGCACAGGAGGTGGTTGAACTTGCTCAGAAGGCAATGCTAAGACAGATAGGCATAGATCCTCCAAAATGGCATGATGTTGGAGGCATAATTCTTGAACACATGGAAAAATTTCCTGAGGAAGTTCATAAGGATTTACCTGAAATTGCGGAAGTATCAAAATGGCTCAGAAAGGAAAGAGAACTCTCCTTTTATGGTGATATAGACTTTATCCCCTCTGAAGAATACACTCATGCTGATGCATTGAAAGCTATAGAGGGTGCAAAGAAGGTAGTTGAAGTTGCAAGAAAATTAATAAAAATTTAG